TTCACTCCTTTACCCATGAGTCCGTCGGGTGATCCGCCGTCCATCGTCTGACCACCTTTTCTGAAGATTTGCTCACCAAATCCGATATCCTAAACACTCTGACACACGCCTCGTACTATCGCCGTTTCTGTTATCGATAAAGCAAGGGTATTATAGTCCATCCAGGCACAAAAGGTTACGACCTTTTTGGTTTCTGAAAACCAGGGTTATATCGCAAATTTGGGATTTTTTTGGGTATATTGTGCCCATTAGCCCATGataatatttaaagtaaaataaaaagtttcagATTTTGGGGCCGGTCTTAATCCAAATAGGCTTAAACCCAAATTTAATGATGTAGTGGGCTAAAGGCCAATTGATCCCACCTCGCAAGCCCAACTTAGGCGTTACTACAGACCcaacaaatcaaaaccctaacAACCACCCCCGGTAACTATATAAACCCTAAAGCCTTCTCCTTCAACCTCCTCCATAGTCTTTCGCAGCTTTTTGTTTTTAGGGTTTCTCCTTTTCTCCTCCTAACTCACACAACACTCTCCCGAGGTTAAAGCGACGGCGCTACTTCGCTGTCCGCCTTGTACGAGCTCGAGCTTCGTCTAGGCCCtcctcacttttttttttatctttaccATCCTCTCTCAATCAAAATGGCGGTGAAAGCAACAAAGGCGGAGAAGAAGATCGTGTACGACTCGAAGCTGTGCCAGCTTCTGAATGAGTATCCTCAGATCCTCATCGTCGCGGCGGATAACGTCGGGTCCACTCAGCTTCAGAACATACGGAAAGGTCTCCGCGGAGACTCCGTCGTTCTCATGGGGAAGAACACTATGATGAAGAGATCTGTTAAGCTTCATGCTCAGAAGACGGGGAACGATGGGTTCCTCAATCTCATGCCTCTTCTTCAGGTTCGGTTTCCGTTGGTTTTGTGAGTGAAAGTTAGGATCTTGATTTTGTGTAGAGCTTGATTAAGCTTGTGTGTGATAGGGGAACGTTGGGCTTATTTTTACCAAGGGTGACTTGAAGGAAGTCAGTGAGGAGGTTGCTAAGTACAAGGTTTGTCCGAACTTCTTTGACTTTTTTTATGTAATCATTATTGTTGCTTAATCTTATCATTGCATTGTGATTTGAGATTCTTATAGCTTGGAAAGTGAAAGTTTGTATTTTTGGGTTGAAATGGACTAGTGTAATACTTGTGAACCACGTTCACTTAGGTTACAGGTGACTACGTGTCTatgttttttttcagttttaattgATGATAGTTACTAACTATTTTGCTAAGTCTTTAGAATTGCATTTAGAAGGTTGTCCGACATGTGTTGATTAGTTGGGTAGTCGATGCTTTGCAGTAACCTATTTGTCTGAGATTATTAGCTCGGAAAGTGAAAGTTTGTTATGTGTGTTTGAAATGTAATAGTGTAATCCTTTTATGTTTCTGGTTGTGACGCAGTCACATTCATGATGATACTAATTTCATTTTAGTCATGTTTGTGGTTTGATTGTTTGTATAGTTGATGTTATGGTTAGTTATGATTTCTCTATAGATTGGTAACTTGAAAACCGAAGAAGTtgcatttttctttatttgtaaTACAAATGTTCAAGGCCCCTTGTACTCTGTATTGAGACTCAtcaacatttaatattttactttgaAACTATACTAACTAATGTTAATATTCTATATCTTCCCTCTAGTGGTTTGGTTGTACTGTTAATTGATTAGAACTtctatgttttttaaaaaggttggAGCTCCAGCTCGTGTTGGCTTAGTTGCTCCAATTGATGTGGTTGTGCAACCAGGCAACACTGGCCTCGACCCATCGCAGACCTCTTTCTTCCAAGTGCTCAACATTCCGACCAAGATCAACAAAGGCACGGTTGAGATCATAACCCCTGTGGAGCTCATCAAGAAAGGCGACAAAGTCGGTTCATCCGAGGCAGCTCTTCTAGCCAAGCTCGGTATCAGGCCGTTCTCTTATGGTCTCGTCGTGGAGTCGGTCTACGACAACGGCTCTGTGTTTGACCCTGAGGTGCTTAACCTCACTGAAGACGACCTTGTTGAAAAGTTTGCAGCTGGTGTCTCGCTGGTGACCGCG
This genomic stretch from Raphanus sativus cultivar WK10039 chromosome 3, ASM80110v3, whole genome shotgun sequence harbors:
- the LOC108847832 gene encoding 60S acidic ribosomal protein P0-1, which encodes MAVKATKAEKKIVYDSKLCQLLNEYPQILIVAADNVGSTQLQNIRKGLRGDSVVLMGKNTMMKRSVKLHAQKTGNDGFLNLMPLLQGNVGLIFTKGDLKEVSEEVAKYKVGAPARVGLVAPIDVVVQPGNTGLDPSQTSFFQVLNIPTKINKGTVEIITPVELIKKGDKVGSSEAALLAKLGIRPFSYGLVVESVYDNGSVFDPEVLNLTEDDLVEKFAAGVSLVTAFSLAISYPTIAAAPHMFLNAYKNVLAIALATEYSFPQAENVKEFLKDPSKFAVASAVAPVSGESSGAPVVAAVEEEAAEESDGDMGFDLFG